Proteins from one Malassezia vespertilionis chromosome 2, complete sequence genomic window:
- the SEC10 gene encoding Exocyst complex component 5 (COG:U; BUSCO:EOG09260WUS; EggNog:ENOG503NUB1) — translation MASVEAVPDAMPAAHRAPHAPPPRARNRPSPSVPPESIVERLCKQSEFQGTFRAPEFIATLSEPHLAKTRGEPVFDAHALVDTFGKALAELRNIRTNVTGKCASLNSAVQVSQSVYTKKLRQLSNNFDATQTSFDALQTRISEVGRIAIRIGEQLEALDRQRMRASETYDLIQYYYMFARGDTSRLDKLRNDGGREGRLKAAMIARRLAAISREVDMPGSAATRDAVDAYCEQFERDMLKLFDKYYRRSDPKMMSHIAHVLQSFNGGVSCIQLYVNQHDFFISKDRVVEAERIGASRVWDQITDPSANPPRTEPSLHALFAEIRDTVELEAQIIAAVFPNALLVMQTFLQRVFAQSVQGYIEAIMQRAQEIDLQHISATARLDPTADVSGLAFLRMLHVTRSSALALVGDLKTIDLRSAGITVSNAPLGIPSGLDGVFSYAGAETDALAAGALLGHHYSAAQVAAAGGSPLGAMLDQAVEEIFSPYLDHIKYIDRECRVLSMLYATALQPFFEWHRSMIKASRANATIFSRVREQFTGSATASFGSSVAFATLADNQNTQNAPVSSFKKLVDRARGAVSEEEVPKPLDDPNAPPDARGELDLSLASDMLRWHAEVLGRCMDLSTATEVPKCTFALLRVLTDAFLKAYVEAALETTTVQLFAYDGRSAVAPDLDIFVLVMRVEQLVTLWQHYVQTAVLPLTAPSVTIRREIGIYNNHNILRVEGKCEALLQKFTDNMLAYFSATLATQKKSDYSPKNDDVMFARLNTDPCLAIVEVLGRLNSDARKYLSQRTQETLFAEIGLGLHALLLEHLKKFTVSATGGLMLTKDLAMYQDACNTFQVQTVSARFEMLRQLGNLFIVQPSVLNSYMREGHLGKIDEALLKPYLLRRQDYTREVRDLRDDKAAEQTSSSLFASLNLGSLGLHDAAAQSSADADAARFLTDLDESPEWMEPLMRRPSKLHRTGSPASPSTTPHSSQARNSPLGVSPEPARVGTSRTPSPVQMRRDRMTQLNNLVQDFEAM, via the coding sequence ATGGCGTCGGTGGAGGCGGTCCCAGATGCAATgcccgcagcgcaccgcgcgccgcatgcgccgccaccgcgtgcgcgcaacCGTCCTTCGCCTTCTGTGCCCCCTGAGAGCATAGTCGAGCGGCTGTGCAAGCAGAGCGAGTTTCAAGGCACGTTCCGAGCGCCGGAATTCATCGCGACGCTCTCCGAGCCGCACCTTGCGAAAACACGCGGAGAGCCCGTGTTTGATGCACACGCGCTTGTAGACACGTTTGGCAAGGCACTTGCGGAGCTACGAAACATACGTACCAACGTAACGGGAAAATGCGCTTCGCTCAACTCTGCCGTGCAAGTCTCCCAATCTGTGTACACAAAAAAGCTGCGCCAGCTCTCCAACAACTTCGACGCGACCCAGACTTCCTTTGATGCTTTGCAGACGCGGATATCAGAGGTGGGGCGCATTGCAATCCGCAttggcgagcagctggagGCGCTCGATCGACAGCGGATGCGCGCCAGCGAGACGTACGACCTGATCCAGTACTATTACatgtttgcgcgcggcgataCGAGCCGCTTGGATAAGCTGCGCAATGATGGCGGGCGCGAGGGCAGGCTCAAGGCAGCCATGATTGCCAGGCGCCTTGCCGCGATCAGCCGCGAGGTCGATATGCcgggcagcgcagcgacgcgcgatgctgTCGATGCCTACTGCGAGCAGTTCGAGCGCGATATGTTGAAGCTATTTGACAAATACTATCGTCGCTCGGACCCGAAGATGATGTCGCACATTGCCCATGTCCTGCAAAGCTTTAACGGCGGCGTAAGCTGCATCCAGCTCTATGTCAACCAGCACGATTTTTTCATCTCCAAGGACCGTGTCGTCGAGGCGGAAAGGATTGGCGCTTCGCGCGTTTGGGACCAGATCACGGACCCCAGCGCGAACCCACCGCGCACAGAGCCCTCTTTGCACGCCTTGTTCGCTGAGATCCGGGACACGGTCGAGCTCGAAGCGCAGATCATTGCCGCCGTCTTTCCCAATGCCTTGCTCGTCATGCAGACTTTTCTGCAGCGTGTGTTTGCCCAGAGCGTTCAAGGATACATTGAGGCCATTATGCAGCGTGCCCAAGAAATTGATCTGCAGCACATCTCTGCCACCGCACGCCTGGATCCGACCGCCGACGTTTCGGGGCTCGCATTtctgcgcatgctgcacgTCACCCGCAGCTCTGCTCTTGCATTGGTCGGCGATCTAAAGACGATTGatttgcgcagtgcggGCATTACCGTGTCCAATGCCCCGCTTGGAATCCCAAGTGGTCTGGACGGCGTATTTAGCTACGCTGGCGCAGAAACAGATGCACtcgccgccggcgccctCTTGGGGCACCACTATTCTGCTGCTCAAGTTGCCGCTGCCGGCGGCAGTCCGCTGGGTGCCATGCTCGACCAAGCCGTGGAAGAAATCTTTTCGCCCTACCTCGATCACATCAAGTACATCGACCGTGAGTGTCGTGTCCTGAGTATGCTGTATGCAACTGCGCTGCAACCCTTCTTTGAGTGGCACCGCAGCATGATCAAAGCGAGCAGGGCGAACGCGACCATCTTTAGTAGGGTCCGCGAACAATTCACAGGGAGTGCTACCGCATCGTTTGGCAGTAGCGTCGCATTTGCGACGCTCGCAGACAACCAAAACACGCAAAATGCGCCCGTGTCCTCTTTCAAAAAGTTGGTcgaccgcgcgcgcggtgcagtgAGCGAGGAAGAGGTGCCCAAACCACTCGATGACCcaaacgcgccgcccgacgcgcgcggcgaatTGGACTTGTCGCTTGCAAGCGACATGCTTCGCTGGCACGCCGAGGTGCttgggcgctgcatggaTTTGAGCACGGCTACCGAAGTGCCAAAGTGCACGTTTGCCCTTTTGCGTGTCCTCACAGACGCATTTCTCAAGGCGTACGTCGAGGCTGCGCTCGAAACCACCACCGTGCAGCTGTTTGCCTACGATGGGCGCTCCGCCGTTGCTCCAGACTTGGACATTTTTGTGCTGGTCATGCGTGTAGAGCAGCTTGTGACGCTCTGGCAGCATTATGTGCAAACTGCCGTGCTGCCGCTCACGGCGCCAAGCGTCACCATCCGCCGCGAAATTGGCATTTACAACAACCACAACATTTTGCGTGTCGAGGGCAAGTGCGAAGCGCTCTTGCAGAAATTTACCGACAACATGCTTGCATATTTtagcgcgacgcttgcaaCGCAGAAAAAATCCGACTACAGCCCAAAGAACGACGATGTGATGTTTGCACGTCTCAATACGGACCCCTGCCTGGCCATTGTCGAGGTTCTGGGGCGTCTGAATTCAGACGCACGCAAATATCTgtcgcagcgcacgcaggaGACATTGTTCGCTGAAATTGGGCTCGGGCTCCACGCGTTGCTCTTGGAGCACTTGAAGAAGTTCACCGTCAGCGCCACGGGCGGCCTCATGCTGACCAAGGATTTGGCCATGTACCAGGACGCTTGCAATACCTTCCAGGTCCAAACTGTCTCGGCCAGGTTCGAAATGCTTCGTCAGCTCGGTAACCTGTTTATTGTTCAGCCCAGCGTGCTGAATTCTTACATGCGCGAAGGGCACTTGGGCAAGATTGATGAGGCACTATTGAAGCCATACCTGTTGCGCAGACAGGATTACACCCGCGAAgtgcgcgatttgcgcgacgaCAAAGCAGCCGAGCAGACAAGCTCTTCTCTCTTTGCGTCGCTTAACTTGGGGAGCCTGGGCctgcacgatgcagcggcacagtcTTCTGCGGATGCggatgccgcgcgctttctCACGGACCTCGACGAGAGCCCGGAATGGATGGAGCCCCTCATGCGCCGGCCCTCAAAGCTGCATAGGACTGGATCGCCTGCTTCGCCTTCAACAACGCCGCACTCGTCGCAAGCCCGGAATTCGCCTCTTGGCGTATCGCCCGAACCAGCACGCGTCGGTacctcgcgcacgccctCACCAGTGCAGATGCGTCGTGATCGGATGACGCAGCTAAACAATTTGGTGCAGGATTTTGAGGCAATGTAA
- the PSF3 gene encoding DNA replication protein (COG:L; EggNog:ENOG503P24V; BUSCO:EOG09264O2D): MDLDYWNVEDIITESQRLPCVFNVDVPGLGYLEDSGEADMHKHARVELAYWMAHFNIVTIQQPRAYGPRVRSALDASPVAVQLRTLLPHWYAMGIRLAQLLDSEDLRAALYKTYMGRLARIYELSILLAGSRSSASEIAAKSSDPTLTTEMQAFLQGLDDSETALLSAGQVACRTMQAYLTDSN; the protein is encoded by the exons AAGACATTATCACGGAGAGCCAG CGACTTCCATGTGTATTTAACGTGGATGTGCCTGGGTTAGGGTACCTTGAGGATTCCGGCGAGGCCGAC ATGCACAAACATGCACGCGTCGAATTGGCGTACTGGATGGCACATTT CAACATTGTAACGATTCAACAGCCGCGAGCGTATGGACCCCGTGTCCGTTCAGCGCTGGATGCCTCGCCTGTTGCCGTGCAGCTAAGGACATTGCTACCGCATTGGTACGCGATGGGCATACGGCTTGCGCAACT ACTTGACTCGGAggacttgcgcgctgcgctgtaCAAAACATACATGGGCCGTTTGGCACGAATCTATGAGCTCTCTATTTTGCTCGCAGGCTcgcggagcagcgcgtcggaAATCGCAGCAAAATCGTCGGACCCCACCTTGACAACAGAAATGCAGGCGTTTCTGCAAGGGTTGGACGATAGTGAGACAGCAC TGCTTTCCGCTGGGCAGGTCGCCTGTCGGACGATGCAAGCGTATCTCACGGATAGTAACTAG